In Sorghum bicolor cultivar BTx623 chromosome 10, Sorghum_bicolor_NCBIv3, whole genome shotgun sequence, one genomic interval encodes:
- the LOC8063795 gene encoding uncharacterized protein LOC8063795 isoform X1, with amino-acid sequence MLCVRAEDALAAAAAAAAASDKMRSVTLGGTIQRAVRRMAGGGGGGRRRPGASSADPGTGDASASASASCSGDDSSIGSAKREGARRCIMQRYRSQLEQEVKKLQRQLQEEIDLHLALADAITYNAALILKSSIKLPDKAHELLISISSLEIAITKLEEDLNHLHYQLCHARNERLLAENKPGCLLPTASACQPSTASNCTGEEPGQVLRDLRFRVYHPVEEDFSTEPEDQQNDEKATEDGERVSLNMLLEKHQDVSLTGLLEHQDEEMQEACSMEKEGKEDQKIDVLPFSQPNLKRSNMSGNLWNNPNQLSEEMVRSMKDIFLHLSTSSKISPEEPFANSSSSAERLSGSTLTTLSDSSVIASVLLSPSIDLNHDDGIVDDVRNFDPYNVNGKEARRDIGSYCSVAEVSWMYIGNEQLEYASGALKKFRFLVEQLSKVDPFCMNCDERLAFWINLYNALIMHAYLAYGVPENDIKLFALMQKACYTIGGQPVSAAEIEFVILKMKTPVHRPQLSLMLALHKFKTSENLKKYSIDDPEPRVLFALCCGMFSSPAVRIFSAENVRDELQESMRDYIRASVGINDKGELIVPKLLQSYAKGIVEDSLLADWICRHLTLDQVTAIQDTSSSHKQRLLGVRSFSVIPFDSRFRYLFLSENSRCQN; translated from the exons ATGCTGTGTGTGCGCGCGGAGGACGCGCTGGCCGCCGCTGCagccgcggccgcggcgtccGACAAGATGCGCTCCGTGACCCT GGGCGGGACGATCCAGAGGGCGGTGCGGAGgatggccggcggcggcggcggcggccggaggAGACCCGGCGCCTCGTCGGCGGACCCGGGGACCGGCGACGCGTCGGCGTCGGCATCGGCCAGCTGCTCCGGG GATGATAGCAGCATTGGTAGTGCCAAGAGGGAAGGGGCACGAAGGTGCATCATGCAACGGTACAGATCGCAGCTCGAGCAGGAA GTTAAGAAATTGCAAAGGCAACTCCAAGAAGAGATTGATTTGCATCTGGCGTTGGCAGATGCCATAACATATAATGCGGCGCTGATACTTAAGTCATCTATAAAGCTTCCAGACAAG GCACATGAGCTATTAATTAGCATATCCTCTTTGGAAATCGCTATCACAAAGCTTGAGGAGGACCTAAATCACCTGCATTATCAGTTATGTCATGCAAGGAATGAAAGGCTACTTGCAGAAAATAAGCCAGGATGCTTGCTACCTACAGCATCAGCTTGTCAACCCTCCACAGCTTCCAATTGTACAGGGGAAGAG CCCGGACAAGTGTTAAGAGATTTGAGATTCAGAGTTTATCACCCAGTGGAAGAAGATTTTTCAACTGAACCTGAAGATCAACAGAATGACGAAAAAGCCACTGAAGATGGAGAACGGGTGTCTCTAAATATGCTGCTAGAAAAGCACCAAGATGTTTCTTTAACTGGACTGTTGGAACACCAAGATGAAGAG ATGCAAGAGGCATGCTCTATGGAAAAAGAAGGCAAAGAAGATCAGAAGATAGATGTGTTACCATTTAGCCAGCCCAATTTGAAGAGAAGCAACATGAGTGGAAATTTGTGGAATAATCCAAATCAGCTCTCTGAAGAGATGGTGCGCTCCATGAAAGATATCTTCCTTCATTTATCTACATCTTCCAAGATATCACCAGAGGAGCCTTTTGCTAATTCATCTTCATCAGCAGAACGTCTGTCTGGTTCAACATTGACTACTTTATCAGATTCATCTGTAATAGCCTCAGTGCTGCTCAGTCCTTCAATTGACTTGAACCATGATGATGGTATTGTTGATGATGTTAGAAACTTTGACCCATACAATGTTAATGGGAAGGAAGCACGGAGAGACATTGGAAGCTATTGTTCAGTAGCTGAAGTGTCTTGGATGTATATTGGCAATGAACAACTTGAATATGCATCTGGAGCTCTGAAAAAGTTCAG ATTTCTTGTGGAGCAACTATCAAAGGTTGACCCTTTTTGTATGAACTGTGATGAACGGTTAGCATTTTGGATTAACCTGTACAATGCATTAATAATGCAT GCTTATTTGGCATACGGTGTCCCTGAAAATGACATTAAGCTTTTCGCACTAATGCAAAAG GCCTGTTACACGATCGGTGGGCAGCCTGTCAGTGCAGCTGAAATAGAGTTTGTGATTCTGAAGATGAAGACTCCAGTGCACCGGCCACAACTC TCCTTGATGCTGGCCCTTCACAAATTTAAAACATCAGAGAATCTCAAGAAATATTCAATCGATGACCCTGAGCCTCGTGTGCTCTTTGCCCTCTGTTGTGGGATGTTCTCTTCACCTGCG GTAAGGATTTTCTCTGCTGAAAATGTTCGAGACGAGCTTCAAGAATCAATGAGAGACTACATCCGAGCATCAGTTGGTATCAATGACAAGGGAGAGCTTATAGTCCCCAAGTTACTGCAGAGCTATGCCAAGGGCATTGTGGAGGACTCTCTGCTTGCCGACTGGATCTGCCGTCATCTAACGCTAGATCAAGTCACTGCAATCCAAGATACGTCATCGTCGCATAAGCAGCGCCTTCTTGGAGTGCGCAGTTTCAGCGTCATCCCATTCGATTCAAGATTCCGGTACCTATTCTTGTCCGAAAACAGTAGGTGCCAGAACTGA
- the LOC8065118 gene encoding putative cysteine-rich receptor-like protein kinase 20 isoform X1 — protein MAHAATVVQSRRGAQEAAMASPLVSSSGLWTVLGQASNVAQLVGVDALGLVSMVVQAALAARRHRDACRRLAQHVEVVGGLLRELEVAELMRRETTRRPLQQLHDALRRCYALVTACQDCGYLRSLFVGARMAEELRAVEQEIDMFIRLVPLIALVDTAHERQVKQAAEGVPVVIMNGSSHHHISVKESHHHIRFRRSVEDFTRIQVQGAPNICNVAKQPFAGAMDLQGQKILDTEELLELCTRTEESCSGFRKFEFSQIVDATDSFSEDRNVGWGGFAKVYKGELPDGLMIAIKRLNEHAAVFDFSSEFLLVRLEHTNLVRLLGWCIHEKERILVYELMHKGGLHQFIFDKVKGPLLDWSKRLDIIKGLAEGLVYLHKHSMFCIVHRDLKPENVLLDHGMNPKISDFGSAVTLSSDASEGHTSRVVGTCGYKAPEYASRGIYSVKTDVFSFGVLALAVISGRKNIILEHQGDTVGNLVRDAWQLWHDGRLHELVDPILGDGFELAEVKQYAQVALLCTQEDPADRPTMSDVTVLLNFESISLLPDPKQPSELINGGATGDKLSTYVNQSSRTINITITSSAPVSTRVCIIVEPET, from the exons ATGGCGCACGCAGCGACAGTGGTCCAGAGCAGGAGAGGCGCACAGGAAGCAGCCATGGCGAGCCCGTTGGTCAGCTCGAGCGGCCTGTGGACCGTGCTTGGGCAAGCCTCGAACGTGGCGCAGCTGGTCGGCGTCGACGCGCTCGGGCTGGTGTCCATGGTCGTGCAGGCCGCGCTGGCGGCGCGCCGCCACCGCGACGCGTGCCGGCGCCTGGCGCAGCACGTGGAGGTCGTCGGCGGCCTGCTGCGTGAGCTGGAGGTCGCCGAGCTGATGCGGCGGGAGACCACGCGGCGGCCGCTGCAGCAGCTCCATGACGCCCTCCGGCGGTGCTACGCCCTCGTCACGGCGTGCCAGGACTGCGGGTACCTCCGCAGCCTGTTCGTCGGCGCCCGGATGGCCGAAGAGCTCCGCGCCGTGGAGCAGGAGATCGACATGTTCATCCGCCTCGTCCCGCTCATCGCGCTTGTCGACACTGCACATGAACGCCAGGTCAAG CAGGCTGCTGAAGGAGTGCCAGTTGTAATCATGAATGGGTCAAGCCATCATCACATTTCAGTCAAAGaaagccatcatcacatcag ATTTCGAAGAAGTGTTGAGGACTTCACCAGAATACAAGTTCAAGGAGCTCCTAACATTTGTAACGTTGCAAAACAACCGTTTGCAG GAGCAATGGACTTGCAAGGACAGAAGATTCTGGACACTGAAGAACTGTTGGAGCTTTGTACCCGTACTGAAGAGAGTTGCTCAGGATTCAGAAAGTTTGAATTCTCTCAGATTGTCGATGCTACCGACTCATTCTCAGAGGATAGAAACGTTGGGTGGGGTGGTTTTGCTAAAGTTTACAAG GGTGAGTTGCCTGATGGACTCATGATTGCCATCAAAAGGTTGAATGAACATGCGGCAGTATTTGATTTCAGCAGTGAATTTCTACTTGTGAGGCTTGAGCATACCAATCTAGTTAGGCTATTGGGGTGGTGCATCCATGAGAAAGAAAGAATTCTGGTGTATGAGCTCATGCACAAAGGTGGTCTGCACCAATTCATCTTTG ACAAAGTAAAGGGGCCATTGCTAGACTGGTCTAAGCGACTTGATATAATTAAAGGGTTAGCAGAGGGACTTGTTTACTTGCACAAGCACTCCATGTTCTGCATTGTCCATAGGGACCTGAAACCAGAAAATGTCCTCTTGGATCATGGCATGAACccaaagatttcggatttcggatCAGCTGTAACTCTGAGTTCAGATGCATCAGAAGGGCATACAAGTAGGGTTGTGGGAACTTG TGGTTACAAAGCTCCAGAGTATGCATCTCGAGGCATTTATTCAGTCAAGACTGATGTTTTTAGCTTTGGGGTGTTGGCTTTAGCAGTCATCAGTGGACGAAAGAATATCATACTGGAGCATCAAGGAGACACTGTTGGTAACCTCGTAAGAGAT GCATGGCAGTTGTGGCATGATGGAAGACTACATGAGCTTGTAGATCCAATATTAGGTGATGGATTTGAACTTGCTGAGGTAAAACAGTACGCTCAGGTTGCACTACTCTGCACTCAGGAAGATCCAGCAGATCGCCCCACCATGTCAGACGTTACTGTGCTCCTAAACTTTGAAAGCATAAGCCTATTGCCAGATCCCAAGCAGCCGTCTGAGTTGATTAATGGTGGTGCTACTGGCGACAAATTATCGACATATGTTAACCAGTCAAGTAGAACCATAAATATAACCATCACAAGCTCAGCTCCAGTATCAACTAGGGTCTGCATCATTGTGGAGCCAGAGACTTGA
- the LOC8063795 gene encoding uncharacterized protein LOC8063795 isoform X2, translating to MQRYRSQLEQEVKKLQRQLQEEIDLHLALADAITYNAALILKSSIKLPDKAHELLISISSLEIAITKLEEDLNHLHYQLCHARNERLLAENKPGCLLPTASACQPSTASNCTGEEPGQVLRDLRFRVYHPVEEDFSTEPEDQQNDEKATEDGERVSLNMLLEKHQDVSLTGLLEHQDEEMQEACSMEKEGKEDQKIDVLPFSQPNLKRSNMSGNLWNNPNQLSEEMVRSMKDIFLHLSTSSKISPEEPFANSSSSAERLSGSTLTTLSDSSVIASVLLSPSIDLNHDDGIVDDVRNFDPYNVNGKEARRDIGSYCSVAEVSWMYIGNEQLEYASGALKKFRFLVEQLSKVDPFCMNCDERLAFWINLYNALIMHAYLAYGVPENDIKLFALMQKACYTIGGQPVSAAEIEFVILKMKTPVHRPQLSLMLALHKFKTSENLKKYSIDDPEPRVLFALCCGMFSSPAVRIFSAENVRDELQESMRDYIRASVGINDKGELIVPKLLQSYAKGIVEDSLLADWICRHLTLDQVTAIQDTSSSHKQRLLGVRSFSVIPFDSRFRYLFLSENSRCQN from the exons ATGCAACGGTACAGATCGCAGCTCGAGCAGGAA GTTAAGAAATTGCAAAGGCAACTCCAAGAAGAGATTGATTTGCATCTGGCGTTGGCAGATGCCATAACATATAATGCGGCGCTGATACTTAAGTCATCTATAAAGCTTCCAGACAAG GCACATGAGCTATTAATTAGCATATCCTCTTTGGAAATCGCTATCACAAAGCTTGAGGAGGACCTAAATCACCTGCATTATCAGTTATGTCATGCAAGGAATGAAAGGCTACTTGCAGAAAATAAGCCAGGATGCTTGCTACCTACAGCATCAGCTTGTCAACCCTCCACAGCTTCCAATTGTACAGGGGAAGAG CCCGGACAAGTGTTAAGAGATTTGAGATTCAGAGTTTATCACCCAGTGGAAGAAGATTTTTCAACTGAACCTGAAGATCAACAGAATGACGAAAAAGCCACTGAAGATGGAGAACGGGTGTCTCTAAATATGCTGCTAGAAAAGCACCAAGATGTTTCTTTAACTGGACTGTTGGAACACCAAGATGAAGAG ATGCAAGAGGCATGCTCTATGGAAAAAGAAGGCAAAGAAGATCAGAAGATAGATGTGTTACCATTTAGCCAGCCCAATTTGAAGAGAAGCAACATGAGTGGAAATTTGTGGAATAATCCAAATCAGCTCTCTGAAGAGATGGTGCGCTCCATGAAAGATATCTTCCTTCATTTATCTACATCTTCCAAGATATCACCAGAGGAGCCTTTTGCTAATTCATCTTCATCAGCAGAACGTCTGTCTGGTTCAACATTGACTACTTTATCAGATTCATCTGTAATAGCCTCAGTGCTGCTCAGTCCTTCAATTGACTTGAACCATGATGATGGTATTGTTGATGATGTTAGAAACTTTGACCCATACAATGTTAATGGGAAGGAAGCACGGAGAGACATTGGAAGCTATTGTTCAGTAGCTGAAGTGTCTTGGATGTATATTGGCAATGAACAACTTGAATATGCATCTGGAGCTCTGAAAAAGTTCAG ATTTCTTGTGGAGCAACTATCAAAGGTTGACCCTTTTTGTATGAACTGTGATGAACGGTTAGCATTTTGGATTAACCTGTACAATGCATTAATAATGCAT GCTTATTTGGCATACGGTGTCCCTGAAAATGACATTAAGCTTTTCGCACTAATGCAAAAG GCCTGTTACACGATCGGTGGGCAGCCTGTCAGTGCAGCTGAAATAGAGTTTGTGATTCTGAAGATGAAGACTCCAGTGCACCGGCCACAACTC TCCTTGATGCTGGCCCTTCACAAATTTAAAACATCAGAGAATCTCAAGAAATATTCAATCGATGACCCTGAGCCTCGTGTGCTCTTTGCCCTCTGTTGTGGGATGTTCTCTTCACCTGCG GTAAGGATTTTCTCTGCTGAAAATGTTCGAGACGAGCTTCAAGAATCAATGAGAGACTACATCCGAGCATCAGTTGGTATCAATGACAAGGGAGAGCTTATAGTCCCCAAGTTACTGCAGAGCTATGCCAAGGGCATTGTGGAGGACTCTCTGCTTGCCGACTGGATCTGCCGTCATCTAACGCTAGATCAAGTCACTGCAATCCAAGATACGTCATCGTCGCATAAGCAGCGCCTTCTTGGAGTGCGCAGTTTCAGCGTCATCCCATTCGATTCAAGATTCCGGTACCTATTCTTGTCCGAAAACAGTAGGTGCCAGAACTGA
- the LOC8065118 gene encoding putative cysteine-rich receptor-like protein kinase 20 isoform X2 → MAHAATVVQSRRGAQEAAMASPLVSSSGLWTVLGQASNVAQLVGVDALGLVSMVVQAALAARRHRDACRRLAQHVEVVGGLLRELEVAELMRRETTRRPLQQLHDALRRCYALVTACQDCGYLRSLFVGARMAEELRAVEQEIDMFIRLVPLIALVDTAHERQVKAAEGVPVVIMNGSSHHHISVKESHHHIRFRRSVEDFTRIQVQGAPNICNVAKQPFAGAMDLQGQKILDTEELLELCTRTEESCSGFRKFEFSQIVDATDSFSEDRNVGWGGFAKVYKGELPDGLMIAIKRLNEHAAVFDFSSEFLLVRLEHTNLVRLLGWCIHEKERILVYELMHKGGLHQFIFDKVKGPLLDWSKRLDIIKGLAEGLVYLHKHSMFCIVHRDLKPENVLLDHGMNPKISDFGSAVTLSSDASEGHTSRVVGTCGYKAPEYASRGIYSVKTDVFSFGVLALAVISGRKNIILEHQGDTVGNLVRDAWQLWHDGRLHELVDPILGDGFELAEVKQYAQVALLCTQEDPADRPTMSDVTVLLNFESISLLPDPKQPSELINGGATGDKLSTYVNQSSRTINITITSSAPVSTRVCIIVEPET, encoded by the exons ATGGCGCACGCAGCGACAGTGGTCCAGAGCAGGAGAGGCGCACAGGAAGCAGCCATGGCGAGCCCGTTGGTCAGCTCGAGCGGCCTGTGGACCGTGCTTGGGCAAGCCTCGAACGTGGCGCAGCTGGTCGGCGTCGACGCGCTCGGGCTGGTGTCCATGGTCGTGCAGGCCGCGCTGGCGGCGCGCCGCCACCGCGACGCGTGCCGGCGCCTGGCGCAGCACGTGGAGGTCGTCGGCGGCCTGCTGCGTGAGCTGGAGGTCGCCGAGCTGATGCGGCGGGAGACCACGCGGCGGCCGCTGCAGCAGCTCCATGACGCCCTCCGGCGGTGCTACGCCCTCGTCACGGCGTGCCAGGACTGCGGGTACCTCCGCAGCCTGTTCGTCGGCGCCCGGATGGCCGAAGAGCTCCGCGCCGTGGAGCAGGAGATCGACATGTTCATCCGCCTCGTCCCGCTCATCGCGCTTGTCGACACTGCACATGAACGCCAGGTCAAG GCTGCTGAAGGAGTGCCAGTTGTAATCATGAATGGGTCAAGCCATCATCACATTTCAGTCAAAGaaagccatcatcacatcag ATTTCGAAGAAGTGTTGAGGACTTCACCAGAATACAAGTTCAAGGAGCTCCTAACATTTGTAACGTTGCAAAACAACCGTTTGCAG GAGCAATGGACTTGCAAGGACAGAAGATTCTGGACACTGAAGAACTGTTGGAGCTTTGTACCCGTACTGAAGAGAGTTGCTCAGGATTCAGAAAGTTTGAATTCTCTCAGATTGTCGATGCTACCGACTCATTCTCAGAGGATAGAAACGTTGGGTGGGGTGGTTTTGCTAAAGTTTACAAG GGTGAGTTGCCTGATGGACTCATGATTGCCATCAAAAGGTTGAATGAACATGCGGCAGTATTTGATTTCAGCAGTGAATTTCTACTTGTGAGGCTTGAGCATACCAATCTAGTTAGGCTATTGGGGTGGTGCATCCATGAGAAAGAAAGAATTCTGGTGTATGAGCTCATGCACAAAGGTGGTCTGCACCAATTCATCTTTG ACAAAGTAAAGGGGCCATTGCTAGACTGGTCTAAGCGACTTGATATAATTAAAGGGTTAGCAGAGGGACTTGTTTACTTGCACAAGCACTCCATGTTCTGCATTGTCCATAGGGACCTGAAACCAGAAAATGTCCTCTTGGATCATGGCATGAACccaaagatttcggatttcggatCAGCTGTAACTCTGAGTTCAGATGCATCAGAAGGGCATACAAGTAGGGTTGTGGGAACTTG TGGTTACAAAGCTCCAGAGTATGCATCTCGAGGCATTTATTCAGTCAAGACTGATGTTTTTAGCTTTGGGGTGTTGGCTTTAGCAGTCATCAGTGGACGAAAGAATATCATACTGGAGCATCAAGGAGACACTGTTGGTAACCTCGTAAGAGAT GCATGGCAGTTGTGGCATGATGGAAGACTACATGAGCTTGTAGATCCAATATTAGGTGATGGATTTGAACTTGCTGAGGTAAAACAGTACGCTCAGGTTGCACTACTCTGCACTCAGGAAGATCCAGCAGATCGCCCCACCATGTCAGACGTTACTGTGCTCCTAAACTTTGAAAGCATAAGCCTATTGCCAGATCCCAAGCAGCCGTCTGAGTTGATTAATGGTGGTGCTACTGGCGACAAATTATCGACATATGTTAACCAGTCAAGTAGAACCATAAATATAACCATCACAAGCTCAGCTCCAGTATCAACTAGGGTCTGCATCATTGTGGAGCCAGAGACTTGA